A region from the Paraburkholderia youngii genome encodes:
- a CDS encoding cell division protein ZipA C-terminal FtsZ-binding domain-containing protein, which yields MDELTLGLIGAGAVVVGGVVVYNAWQGAKVRRKMPRPMPADTAESLARDEHEEQSPFIEPARPTTRREPSVSAEATAHPSAARVEPTFGAGAAPLDTPADIQAEMTSPNGYPLADSDTAGEGEHAAASDADVERPAAEAPAAQPAPAEHERVEPILPAATTISSAPPAIVDRRIDCIVPIRLNGPVAGDKVLPLAQRLRRAGSKPVHIEGKPEGGGAWELLQNGTRYDELRAAAQLANRSGALNELEFSEFVTGVQQFADALDAAPEFPDMLETVAMARELDGFAAQCDAQLSINVLSDGAPWSANYVQAVASQDGLLLSRDGTRFVKLDSRQNPVFMLQFGDTNFLRDDLTYKGGEMITLVLDVPVADEDILPFRLMCDYAKSLAERIGGRVVDDGRRPLPESALLAIEKQLMTLYAKLEQAGIPAGSPATRRLFSQ from the coding sequence ATGGACGAGTTGACACTCGGTTTGATCGGCGCGGGTGCCGTGGTGGTGGGGGGCGTGGTCGTGTACAACGCGTGGCAGGGCGCGAAGGTGCGTCGCAAGATGCCGCGGCCGATGCCGGCCGACACCGCCGAGAGCCTCGCGCGGGACGAGCATGAGGAGCAGAGCCCGTTCATCGAGCCGGCCCGGCCGACCACGCGGCGCGAGCCCAGCGTGAGCGCCGAGGCGACCGCGCACCCGAGCGCCGCGCGCGTCGAGCCGACGTTCGGCGCGGGCGCGGCGCCGCTCGATACACCGGCTGATATCCAGGCCGAGATGACGTCGCCGAACGGTTACCCGTTGGCGGATTCCGATACCGCCGGCGAAGGCGAGCATGCGGCGGCTTCGGACGCCGACGTGGAGCGACCCGCGGCCGAAGCGCCCGCGGCCCAGCCGGCGCCCGCCGAGCACGAGCGGGTCGAACCGATCCTGCCGGCCGCCACGACGATCTCGTCGGCGCCGCCGGCCATCGTGGATCGGCGCATCGACTGTATCGTGCCGATCCGATTGAACGGTCCCGTGGCCGGCGACAAGGTGCTGCCGCTCGCGCAGCGCTTGCGTCGCGCGGGCAGCAAGCCCGTGCATATCGAAGGCAAGCCCGAAGGCGGCGGCGCATGGGAGCTGCTGCAGAACGGCACGCGCTACGACGAACTGCGCGCGGCCGCGCAGCTCGCGAACCGCAGCGGCGCGCTCAACGAGCTCGAATTTTCCGAGTTCGTGACCGGCGTGCAGCAGTTCGCCGACGCGCTCGACGCCGCGCCGGAATTCCCCGACATGCTCGAAACCGTCGCGATGGCGCGCGAGCTCGATGGCTTTGCCGCCCAGTGCGACGCGCAGCTGTCGATCAACGTGCTGTCGGACGGCGCACCGTGGTCGGCCAACTACGTGCAGGCGGTCGCGTCGCAGGACGGTCTGCTGCTGTCGCGTGACGGCACGCGCTTCGTCAAGCTCGACTCGCGGCAAAACCCGGTATTCATGCTGCAGTTCGGCGACACCAACTTCCTGCGCGACGACCTCACGTATAAAGGCGGCGAGATGATCACGCTGGTGCTCGATGTGCCGGTCGCCGACGAAGACATTCTGCCGTTCCGTCTGATGTGCGATTACGCGAAGTCGCTGGCCGAGCGTATCGGCGGACGCGTGGTCGACGACGGCCGCCGGCCGTTGCCCGAAAGCGCGCTGCTCGCGATCGAAAAACAGTTGATGACGCTGTACGCGAAGCTCGAACAGGCGGGCATTCCGGCGGGTTCGCCGGCCACGCGGCGCCTGTTCAGCCAGTAA
- the ligA gene encoding NAD-dependent DNA ligase LigA, whose protein sequence is MARSSVPSSATSAPAERAAWLRAELERANYAYYVLDQPDLPDAEYDKLFKELERIETEHPDLIVPDSPTQRVGGKAASGFEPVVHDQPMLSLNNGFADEDIVAFDKRIGDALGNNASEPPVPVDYAAELKFDGLAISLRYVDGVFVQASTRGDGTTGENVTENVRTIRSIPLKLKGKRVPHVLDVRGEVLMFKRDFERLNERQRAAGQREFANPRNAAAGSLRQLDSKITAQRPLSFFAYGIGVLDGIEMPPTHSELLDWYKEMGLPVNGERAVVQGAEGLLGFFHAVGEKRDRLPYDIDGVVYKVNRRDEQDRLGFVSRAPRFALAHKFPAQEALTKLVAIDVQVGRTGAITPVARLEPVFVGGATVTNATLHNEDEVRRKDIRIGDTVIVRRAGDVIPEVVSALLERRPADAREFVMPTQCPVCGSAIERLPDEAIARCTGGLFCPAQRKQALWHFAQRRALDIDGLGEKIIDQLVEQNLVRTPADLFNLGFATLAELDRFADKSAQNLLDSLEKAKHTTLGRFIYALGIRHVGESTAKDLAKHFGSLDPIMDASLEALLEVNDVGPVVAESIHQFFAEDHNRTVIEQLRAPGRVTWPEGPPAPKAPQGVLAGQTVVLTGTLPNLSREDAKEMLEAAGAKVAGSVSKKTSYVVAGADAGSKLAKAEELGIPVLDEDGMRKLLEGH, encoded by the coding sequence ATGGCCCGATCCTCCGTCCCTTCTTCCGCAACCAGTGCTCCGGCCGAACGCGCCGCGTGGTTGCGCGCGGAACTCGAACGCGCGAACTACGCGTACTACGTGCTCGATCAGCCGGATCTGCCGGATGCCGAGTACGACAAGCTGTTCAAGGAGCTGGAGCGCATCGAGACCGAGCATCCGGATCTGATCGTGCCCGATTCGCCGACGCAGCGTGTCGGCGGTAAGGCCGCGAGCGGTTTCGAGCCGGTCGTGCACGATCAGCCGATGCTGTCGCTGAACAACGGTTTCGCCGACGAAGACATCGTCGCGTTCGACAAGCGCATCGGCGACGCGCTCGGCAATAACGCGAGCGAGCCGCCGGTCCCCGTCGACTACGCGGCCGAGCTGAAATTCGACGGTCTCGCGATCTCGCTGCGCTACGTCGACGGCGTGTTCGTGCAGGCGTCCACGCGCGGCGACGGCACGACTGGCGAGAACGTCACCGAAAACGTCCGCACGATCCGCTCGATTCCGCTGAAGCTGAAGGGCAAGCGCGTGCCGCACGTGCTCGACGTGCGCGGCGAAGTGCTGATGTTCAAGCGCGACTTCGAGCGCCTGAACGAACGCCAGCGCGCCGCCGGGCAACGAGAATTCGCGAACCCGCGCAACGCGGCGGCCGGCAGCCTGCGCCAGCTCGATTCGAAGATCACCGCGCAGCGGCCGCTGTCGTTTTTCGCGTATGGGATCGGCGTGCTCGACGGCATCGAGATGCCGCCCACGCATAGCGAACTGCTCGACTGGTACAAGGAGATGGGCTTGCCGGTCAATGGCGAGCGTGCGGTCGTGCAGGGCGCCGAAGGCCTGCTCGGCTTCTTCCACGCGGTCGGCGAGAAGCGCGACAGGCTACCGTACGACATCGACGGCGTCGTCTACAAGGTCAACCGGCGCGACGAGCAGGACAGGCTCGGCTTCGTGTCGCGCGCGCCGCGCTTCGCGCTCGCGCACAAATTCCCCGCACAGGAAGCGCTGACGAAGCTCGTCGCGATCGACGTGCAGGTCGGCCGCACCGGCGCGATCACACCGGTCGCGCGGCTGGAGCCGGTGTTCGTCGGCGGCGCGACGGTCACGAACGCGACCTTGCACAACGAAGACGAGGTGCGCCGCAAGGACATCCGCATCGGCGACACGGTAATCGTGCGGCGCGCCGGCGACGTGATTCCGGAGGTGGTCAGCGCGCTGCTCGAGCGTCGTCCGGCCGACGCTCGCGAGTTCGTGATGCCGACGCAGTGCCCGGTGTGCGGCTCGGCGATCGAGCGGCTGCCCGACGAGGCGATTGCCCGCTGCACGGGCGGGCTCTTCTGTCCGGCGCAGCGCAAGCAGGCACTGTGGCACTTCGCGCAGCGCCGCGCGCTCGATATCGACGGCCTCGGCGAGAAGATCATCGATCAGCTGGTCGAACAGAACCTGGTCCGCACGCCGGCCGATCTGTTCAATCTCGGCTTCGCGACGCTCGCGGAGCTCGACCGCTTCGCCGATAAATCGGCGCAGAACCTGCTCGACTCGCTCGAAAAAGCCAAGCACACGACGCTCGGCCGCTTTATCTACGCGCTGGGGATTCGCCATGTCGGCGAATCGACCGCGAAGGATCTTGCGAAGCACTTCGGCTCGCTCGATCCGATCATGGATGCGTCGCTGGAAGCGCTGCTCGAAGTCAACGATGTGGGGCCGGTCGTCGCTGAATCGATCCACCAGTTCTTCGCCGAGGACCACAACCGCACGGTGATCGAGCAGCTGCGCGCGCCGGGCAGAGTCACGTGGCCCGAGGGGCCGCCCGCGCCGAAGGCGCCGCAGGGCGTGCTGGCCGGCCAGACGGTCGTGTTGACCGGCACGCTGCCGAACCTGTCGCGCGAGGATGCGAAGGAAATGCTCGAAGCGGCCGGCGCGAAGGTGGCGGGGTCGGTTTCGAAGAAAACCAGTTACGTGGTGGCGGGCGCCGACGCGGGCAGCAAACTCGCGAAGGCCGAGGAACTCGGCATCCCCGTACTCGACGAAGATGGTATGCGCAAGCTCCTGGAGGGGCACTGA
- the def gene encoding peptide deformylase: protein MIHDILKMGDPRLLRIAEPVDHFDTPELHRLVEDMFETMHAANGAGLAAPQIGVDLQVVIFGFGSNERYPDAPPVPETVLINPTITPVSQDMEESWEGCLSVPGLRGVVSRFSMIRYHGFDQFGNPIDRVAEGFHARVVQHECDHLIGKLYPMRITDFSKFGFTEVLFPDLDPNSDD from the coding sequence ATGATTCACGACATTCTGAAGATGGGCGACCCGCGCCTGCTGCGAATCGCCGAGCCGGTCGATCACTTCGACACGCCCGAGCTGCACCGGCTCGTGGAAGACATGTTCGAGACCATGCACGCGGCGAATGGCGCGGGTCTTGCGGCACCGCAGATCGGCGTCGATCTGCAGGTGGTGATTTTCGGCTTCGGTTCGAACGAGCGCTATCCGGACGCGCCGCCAGTGCCGGAGACGGTGCTGATCAATCCGACCATTACGCCGGTGTCGCAGGACATGGAAGAGAGCTGGGAAGGCTGCCTGTCGGTGCCGGGACTGCGCGGCGTGGTGAGCCGGTTTTCGATGATCCGCTATCACGGCTTCGATCAGTTCGGCAATCCGATCGACCGGGTCGCCGAGGGCTTTCATGCACGGGTCGTGCAGCACGAATGCGATCATCTGATCGGCAAGCTGTATCCGATGCGGATTACCGATTTCTCGAAGTTCGGCTTTACCGAGGTCCTGTTCCCCGATCTCGATCCGAATAGCGACGACTGA
- a CDS encoding pseudouridine synthase, which yields MRNKLTAKHPRPASSERAPVRPGSASARKPTRPARPKPFEAEGGATRPVSAKPAGAGARAPRAEGSGPRERGAAAAGALRRFEGAAERGERGERAPRRFEGSAERGERAPRREFGERTERAPRRFEGSAERGERAPRREFGERTERAPRRFEGGTERGERAPRREFGERSERAPRRFEGGAERGERAPRREFGERSERAPRRFEGGTERGERAPRREFGERSERAPRRFEGGAERGERAPRREFGERAERAPRRFEGNAERGERSPRRDDGERRPFSGPRAGAGRPSEASGRDDRPVRRERDAADRPRFGSDRGEPQQRRGGDRGERSDRAPRRFEGERGERSFGKPAKGGYGERTERPARATREDRGDRGARGDWTPSRRESGDRAARGGERTERRERPARSFGDTLPAANRRFGDDRPARAAKPRTSASATAQPVDTTIDTPHPPRRDREDAPGMLRLSKLMSKLGLCSRREADEWIEKGWVMVDGERVDTLGTKVFPDQRIDIDPAAEAFQSSQVTVIVHKPVGLVSGQAEDGYQPAITLVTPENRWEGDHSGIRFSVSHLRQLAPAGRLDIDSTGLLVLTQDGRIAKQLIGGHSDVDKEYLVRVAYGDHTVDVESHFPAEKLALLRHGLSLDDVALKPAQVSWQNGEQLRFVLREGKKRQIRRMCELVGLEVVGLKRVRMGNVMLGALPPGQWRYLSEDESF from the coding sequence ATGCGAAACAAATTAACAGCGAAGCATCCGCGGCCGGCGTCGTCCGAACGGGCCCCTGTCCGCCCCGGCAGCGCGTCGGCGCGTAAACCGACCCGTCCAGCGCGGCCGAAGCCTTTCGAGGCCGAGGGTGGCGCGACGCGGCCGGTCAGCGCGAAGCCGGCGGGCGCCGGTGCCCGCGCGCCGCGTGCCGAAGGGTCGGGTCCGCGCGAACGGGGTGCGGCTGCCGCGGGCGCACTGCGCCGCTTTGAAGGTGCGGCTGAGCGTGGCGAACGCGGAGAACGCGCACCGCGTCGTTTTGAGGGCAGCGCTGAGCGTGGCGAGCGTGCCCCCCGACGCGAATTCGGCGAGCGGACTGAACGCGCGCCGCGTCGCTTCGAAGGCAGCGCTGAGCGTGGCGAGCGTGCCCCCCGGCGCGAATTCGGCGAGCGGACTGAACGCGCGCCGCGTCGCTTCGAAGGCGGCACTGAGCGTGGCGAACGTGCTCCACGGCGCGAATTCGGCGAGCGGAGTGAACGCGCGCCGCGTCGCTTCGAAGGCGGCGCTGAGCGTGGCGAACGTGCTCCACGGCGCGAATTCGGCGAGCGGAGTGAACGCGCGCCGCGTCGCTTCGAAGGCGGCACTGAGCGTGGCGAACGTGCTCCACGGCGCGAATTCGGCGAGCGGAGTGAACGCGCACCGCGTCGCTTCGAAGGCGGCGCTGAGCGCGGCGAACGCGCGCCCCGTCGCGAATTCGGCGAGCGCGCAGAACGCGCGCCGCGTCGTTTCGAGGGCAATGCGGAGCGCGGCGAGCGCTCACCGCGCCGCGACGACGGCGAACGCCGTCCGTTCAGTGGTCCACGCGCAGGCGCAGGCAGACCGTCGGAAGCCAGCGGGCGTGACGACCGCCCGGTGCGCCGGGAGCGCGATGCCGCCGATCGTCCGCGCTTCGGTAGCGATCGCGGCGAGCCGCAGCAGCGTCGCGGTGGTGATCGAGGCGAGCGCAGCGACCGCGCCCCGCGCCGCTTCGAAGGCGAGCGTGGCGAGCGCAGCTTCGGGAAACCCGCAAAAGGCGGCTACGGCGAGCGCACCGAGCGTCCGGCGCGCGCCACGCGTGAGGACCGCGGCGACCGCGGTGCACGCGGCGACTGGACGCCCTCGCGTCGTGAGTCCGGCGACCGCGCCGCACGCGGCGGTGAACGTACCGAGCGTCGCGAGCGCCCTGCGCGCAGCTTTGGCGACACGCTGCCAGCCGCGAACCGCCGCTTCGGCGACGACCGGCCCGCCCGCGCCGCCAAGCCGCGAACGTCGGCATCGGCAACAGCCCAACCGGTCGACACCACCATCGACACCCCGCACCCGCCCCGCCGCGATCGCGAAGACGCGCCGGGCATGCTACGTCTGTCGAAGCTGATGTCCAAGCTCGGCCTGTGCTCCCGCCGGGAGGCCGACGAGTGGATCGAGAAAGGCTGGGTCATGGTCGACGGCGAGCGCGTCGACACGCTCGGCACCAAGGTGTTCCCGGATCAGCGCATCGACATCGATCCAGCCGCCGAAGCCTTTCAGTCGAGCCAGGTGACCGTGATCGTCCACAAGCCGGTCGGCCTCGTATCGGGACAGGCGGAGGACGGCTATCAGCCGGCCATCACGCTCGTCACGCCGGAAAATCGCTGGGAAGGCGACCATTCGGGCATCCGCTTCTCGGTGTCGCATCTGCGCCAGCTCGCGCCGGCCGGACGTCTCGACATCGATTCGACGGGCCTGCTGGTGCTGACGCAGGACGGCCGCATCGCGAAGCAACTGATCGGCGGTCACTCGGACGTGGACAAGGAGTATCTGGTGCGCGTCGCCTACGGCGATCACACGGTCGACGTCGAAAGCCACTTCCCGGCCGAAAAACTCGCGCTGCTGCGCCATGGCCTGTCGCTCGACGACGTCGCGCTCAAGCCCGCGCAAGTCAGCTGGCAAAACGGCGAGCAGCTGCGTTTCGTGCTGCGCGAAGGCAAGAAGCGTCAGATTCGCCGCATGTGTGAACTGGTCGGTCTCGAAGTGGTGGGCCTGAAGCGCGTGCGCATGGGCAACGTGATGCTCGGCGCGCTGCCGCCGGGACAGTGGCGCTATCTGTCGGAAGACGAGTCGTTCTGA
- a CDS encoding [protein-PII] uridylyltransferase has protein sequence MSSVPAVAPSHASSLKADYKVAKAQLLERFRTATNVDALMAALARATDHSLRAAWDTCELPDDLALVAVGGYGRGELAPHSDIDILVLLPDTRLEHLEARIERFISLAWDLGLELGSSVRSVSQCLEEAANDVTVRTSLLEARRITGSTALFNDFAQRYRAALDPKAFFQAKVLEMRQRHAKFQDTPYALEPNIKESPGGLRDLQLILWITQAAGFGSSWRELEARGLITEREARELRRNESFLKALRARLHVIAGRRQDILVFDLQTPVAESFGFRPTATKRASEQLMRRYYWAAKAVTQLATILIQNIEAQLFPNTSGITRVLSDRFVEKQGMLEITSDDVFQREPNAILEAFLLYERTPGVKGLSARTLRAIYNARDVMDQHWRRDPENRRLFMEILKQPAGITHAFRLMNQTSVLGRYLLNFRRIVGQMQHDLYHVYTVDQHILMVLRNLRRFAIAEHAHEYPFCSQLIANFDRPWVLYVAALFHDIAKGRGGDHSTLGMADARRFCRQHGIEGEDGELVVWLVQQHLTMSQVAQKQDTSDPEVIKRFAELVGTERRLTALYLLTVADIRGTSPKVWNTWKGKLLEDLYRTSLAVLGGAQPDEHSELKSRKEEALALLRLETVPEGAQRALWDKLDVGYFLRHDAADIAWQTRVLYRHVETPTPLVRARPSPIGEALQVLVYVKDQPDLFAGICAYFDRNGLSVLDARVSTTRHGYALDNFLVTHTEEDVHYRDIANLVEQELTARLAGHGTLLPGPSKGRLSRLSRTFPITPRVDLRADERGQYYILSVSANDRPGLLYSIARVLAEHRVGVASARINTLGERVEDVFLLEGHSLSDNRLQIQVETELLRAIAV, from the coding sequence ATGAGTAGCGTTCCAGCCGTCGCCCCCTCCCATGCCTCGTCGCTCAAGGCGGACTACAAAGTGGCCAAAGCCCAGTTGCTGGAACGCTTTCGAACGGCCACCAACGTCGACGCGTTGATGGCCGCGCTGGCGCGCGCCACGGACCATTCGCTGCGCGCCGCCTGGGACACCTGCGAACTGCCCGACGATCTCGCACTCGTCGCGGTCGGCGGCTATGGGCGCGGCGAACTCGCGCCGCACTCCGACATCGACATCCTGGTGCTGTTGCCCGACACGCGGCTCGAGCATCTGGAGGCGCGCATCGAGCGCTTCATCAGCCTCGCGTGGGATCTCGGGCTGGAACTCGGCAGCAGCGTGCGCAGCGTGTCGCAATGCCTCGAGGAAGCGGCCAACGACGTCACGGTGCGTACCTCGCTGCTGGAAGCCCGTCGCATCACCGGCAGCACCGCGCTGTTCAACGATTTCGCCCAACGCTACCGTGCAGCGCTCGACCCGAAGGCGTTCTTCCAGGCGAAGGTGCTCGAAATGCGCCAGCGTCACGCGAAGTTTCAGGACACGCCGTACGCGCTCGAGCCGAACATCAAGGAAAGCCCGGGCGGGCTGCGCGACCTGCAGCTGATCCTGTGGATCACGCAGGCGGCCGGGTTCGGCAGCAGTTGGCGCGAGCTCGAAGCGCGCGGACTGATCACCGAGCGCGAGGCGCGCGAGCTGCGCCGCAACGAGAGCTTCCTGAAGGCGCTGCGCGCGCGGCTGCATGTGATCGCCGGGCGCCGTCAGGACATCCTGGTGTTCGACCTGCAAACGCCGGTCGCCGAAAGCTTCGGCTTCAGGCCGACCGCGACCAAGCGCGCGAGCGAGCAACTGATGCGCCGCTACTACTGGGCCGCGAAAGCAGTCACGCAGCTCGCGACGATCCTGATCCAGAACATCGAGGCGCAGCTGTTTCCGAACACGAGCGGCATCACGCGCGTGCTGTCGGATCGCTTCGTCGAAAAGCAGGGCATGCTCGAAATCACGTCCGACGACGTGTTCCAGCGCGAGCCGAACGCGATCCTCGAAGCGTTCCTGCTTTACGAGCGCACCCCCGGCGTGAAGGGTCTGTCGGCGCGCACGCTGCGCGCGATCTACAACGCTCGTGACGTGATGGACCAGCATTGGCGGCGCGACCCGGAGAACCGCCGGCTTTTCATGGAAATCCTGAAACAGCCGGCCGGCATCACGCATGCGTTCCGGCTGATGAACCAGACCAGCGTGCTCGGGCGTTATCTGCTGAATTTCCGGCGCATCGTCGGGCAGATGCAGCACGACCTGTATCACGTGTACACCGTCGATCAGCACATCCTGATGGTGCTGCGCAATCTGCGCCGCTTCGCGATCGCCGAGCATGCGCACGAATACCCGTTCTGCAGCCAATTGATTGCCAACTTCGACCGGCCGTGGGTGCTGTACGTGGCCGCGCTGTTTCATGACATCGCCAAGGGGCGCGGCGGCGATCATTCCACGCTGGGCATGGCCGACGCGCGGCGCTTCTGCCGGCAGCACGGCATCGAAGGCGAGGATGGCGAACTGGTCGTGTGGCTCGTGCAGCAGCATCTGACGATGAGCCAGGTCGCGCAGAAGCAGGACACCAGCGACCCCGAAGTGATCAAGCGCTTCGCCGAACTGGTCGGCACCGAGCGGCGTCTGACCGCGCTCTATCTGCTGACCGTCGCCGACATCCGCGGTACCAGCCCGAAGGTCTGGAACACGTGGAAAGGCAAACTGCTCGAAGACCTCTACCGCACCAGCCTCGCCGTGCTGGGCGGCGCTCAACCGGACGAGCATTCGGAACTGAAGTCGCGCAAGGAAGAAGCGCTCGCGCTGCTGCGTCTGGAAACCGTGCCGGAAGGCGCGCAACGGGCGCTGTGGGACAAGCTCGACGTCGGCTACTTCCTGCGCCACGACGCGGCGGACATTGCGTGGCAAACCCGCGTGCTGTACCGCCACGTCGAAACGCCAACGCCGCTCGTGCGCGCGCGGCCGTCGCCGATCGGCGAGGCGCTGCAGGTGCTCGTCTACGTGAAGGACCAGCCCGATCTGTTCGCGGGCATCTGTGCGTATTTCGACCGCAACGGCCTGTCGGTGCTCGACGCGCGCGTCAGCACGACGCGCCACGGCTACGCGCTCGACAACTTCCTCGTCACGCACACCGAAGAGGACGTGCACTATCGCGACATCGCCAATCTGGTCGAGCAGGAACTGACCGCGCGGCTCGCGGGCCACGGCACCTTGCTGCCGGGACCGTCGAAGGGCCGGCTGTCGCGGCTGTCGCGCACCTTCCCGATTACGCCGCGTGTCGACCTGCGGGCCGATGAGCGCGGCCAATACTACATCCTGTCCGTGTCGGCGAACGACCGGCCGGGCCTTCTTTATTCGATCGCGCGCGTGCTGGCCGAGCACCGGGTCGGCGTCGCCTCGGCGCGGATCAATACGCTCGGCGAACGCGTCGAGGACGTGTTCCTGCTCGAAGGACACAGCCTGTCGGACAACCGCCTGCAAATTCAGGTCGAGACCGAACTGCTGCGCGCGATCGCAGTGTGA
- the map gene encoding type I methionyl aminopeptidase has protein sequence MCTRRPPPGHRNTQQALSSKASEETMAITIKNEDDIAKMRVACRLASEVLDYITPFVKAGVTTGELDRLCHEYMLKDQGTVPAPLNYQPPGYPPYPKATCISVNDVICHGIPGDKALKNGDALNIDITVIKDGYFGDTSRMFIVGEGSIMARRLVQATFECMWLGIDQVRPGAHLGDIGYAIQKHAEGLGYSVVREYCGHGIGTVFHEDPQILHYGRPGTGLELQAGMIFTIEPMINAGRRDIRTMPDQWTVKTKDRSLSAQWEHTVLVTETGYDVLTVSAGTPARPPVVAATA, from the coding sequence GTGTGTACCAGACGCCCTCCGCCAGGCCACCGCAACACCCAGCAAGCCTTATCCAGCAAGGCTTCCGAGGAAACCATGGCTATCACCATCAAAAACGAAGACGACATCGCGAAGATGCGCGTCGCCTGTCGGCTCGCGAGCGAAGTGCTCGACTACATCACGCCGTTCGTCAAGGCCGGCGTCACCACTGGCGAGCTCGACCGCCTGTGCCACGAATACATGCTGAAGGACCAGGGCACGGTCCCCGCACCGCTGAATTACCAGCCGCCCGGCTACCCGCCGTACCCGAAAGCCACCTGCATTTCCGTCAACGACGTGATCTGCCACGGCATTCCCGGCGACAAGGCCCTGAAAAACGGCGACGCGCTGAACATCGACATCACGGTCATCAAGGACGGCTACTTCGGCGACACCAGCCGCATGTTCATCGTCGGCGAAGGGTCGATCATGGCGAGGCGCCTCGTGCAGGCTACCTTCGAGTGCATGTGGCTGGGCATCGACCAGGTGCGCCCCGGCGCGCATCTCGGCGACATCGGCTATGCGATCCAGAAGCACGCCGAAGGCCTCGGCTACAGCGTGGTGCGCGAATATTGCGGCCACGGCATCGGCACCGTGTTCCATGAAGATCCGCAGATCCTGCACTATGGCCGCCCCGGCACCGGCCTCGAATTGCAGGCCGGCATGATTTTCACGATCGAGCCGATGATCAACGCCGGCCGCCGCGACATCCGCACGATGCCCGACCAGTGGACCGTCAAGACCAAGGACCGCAGCCTGTCCGCGCAGTGGGAGCATACCGTGCTCGTCACGGAGACCGGCTACGACGTGCTGACCGTGTCGGCCGGTACGCCCGCGCGTCCGCCCGTGGTCGCGGCTACCGCCTGA
- the rpsB gene encoding 30S ribosomal protein S2, whose product MAVTMRQMLEAGVHFGHQTRFWNPKMAPFIFGHRNKIHIINLEKTLPMYNDALKYARQLASNRGTILFVGTKRQSRDTIAQEAQRAGMPFVNARWLGGMLTNFKTLKVSIKRLKDMEAALEAGETERMSKKEALLFEREMAKLQKSIGGVKDMGGIPDAIFVVDVGYHKIAVTEANKLGIPVIAVVDTNHSPEGVDYVIPGNDDASKAVALYAAGVADAILEGRANAVNEVVQAARGGDGDEFVEVNPEA is encoded by the coding sequence ATGGCAGTTACGATGCGTCAAATGCTGGAAGCAGGTGTCCACTTCGGTCACCAGACCCGCTTCTGGAACCCGAAGATGGCTCCCTTCATTTTCGGTCATCGCAACAAGATTCACATCATCAACCTCGAAAAGACGCTGCCGATGTACAACGACGCGCTGAAGTACGCGCGTCAGCTGGCATCGAACCGCGGCACGATCCTGTTCGTCGGTACGAAGCGTCAATCGCGCGACACGATCGCCCAGGAAGCGCAGCGCGCTGGCATGCCGTTCGTGAACGCACGCTGGCTCGGCGGTATGCTGACCAACTTCAAGACGCTGAAGGTATCGATCAAGCGCCTGAAGGACATGGAAGCGGCGCTGGAAGCCGGTGAAACCGAGCGCATGAGCAAGAAGGAAGCGCTGCTGTTCGAGCGCGAAATGGCCAAGCTGCAGAAGTCGATCGGCGGCGTGAAGGACATGGGCGGCATTCCGGACGCGATCTTCGTGGTTGACGTCGGCTACCACAAGATTGCCGTGACCGAAGCGAACAAGCTCGGCATTCCGGTCATCGCCGTGGTCGATACGAACCACTCGCCGGAAGGTGTGGACTACGTGATCCCGGGTAACGACGACGCCAGCAAGGCCGTCGCCCTGTACGCGGCTGGTGTGGCCGACGCGATCCTCGAAGGCCGTGCCAATGCGGTCAACGAAGTGGTCCAGGCAGCACGTGGCGGCGACGGCGACGAGTTCGTCGAGGTCAACCCGGAAGCGTAA